The genomic region agatgggtcgatatgatatgtcaaaacattatatacgtgtctatggtctatcaaggttacataatatgttagagtacatgtataatacaatataagttagttaagttatggttagaatagatttgttacaaatttcacgcagctacaacaagcaaaaatatccaattttgttttacccataaattcttcgctttaaattcgttttgagtgattcaagttgctatggtttcataatgaactgaaatttatgaaactaaacataaaaagtataagtttatagtcaaaaatacaggttacaagtcatttttgtaagaggtagtcatttcagtcgaaagaacgacgtcttgatgaccattttgaaaaacatacttccactttgagtttaaccatgatttttagatatagtttcatgttcataagaaaaatcattttccaagaaggataacttttaaatcaaattttatcgtagtttttaattatctaacccaaaacagccagcggtgttactacgacggcgtatgtccggttttacggtgttcttcgtgtttacaggttttaaatcattaagttagcatatcatatagatatataacatgtgtttagttgattttaaaagttaagttagaaggattaactttgtttgcgaacaagtttagaattaactaaactatgttctagtgattacatgttataatcttcgaataagatagttttatatatatgaatcgaatgatgttatgaacaccactactacctaaagtttagtaggtaaacctactagaagtgacaagaaatgatctagattcaaaggattattggatggcttgaaatttcttgaagtagaatcatgacacgaaaacaagttcaagtaagattatcactcgaaataagattgttatagttatagaaattgaatcaaagtttgaatatgactattaccttgaattagagagataacctactataaataacaaaggtttcttgatcctaaattatttcttggaatggattagaaagcttggaagtagacttgcaaacttgaaagtattcttgattttatgaaactagaacttatagaatttatgaagaacacttagaacttgaagatagaacttgagagagatcaattagatgaataaaattgaagaatgaaagtgttttgtaggtgtttttggtcgttggtatatggattagatataaaggatgtgtaagtttgtttttttgtaaataattcatgaatgatttataatatttttgtaattttgtgagatatttcatgctagttgccaaatgatggttcccacatgtttaggtgactcacaagggctgataaaagctgatcattgaagtgtatataccaatagtaaatacatctagaagttgtgtattgtacgagtacgaatacgggtgcatacgagtagaattgttgatgaaaatgaatgaggatgtaattgtaagcatttttgttaagtagaagtactttgatatgtgtcttgaagtctttcaaaagtgtaagaatatatcttaatacactacatgtatatacattttaactgagtcgttaagtcatcgttagtcgttacatgttagtgttgtttttgaaagctttaagttaacgatctcatttaatgttgttaaccgattgtttattatatctaatgagatgttaaattatcacattatcatgatattatgatgtatgaatatatcttaatatgatatatatagattaaaatgttgttacaacgataatcgttacatatatgtcttgtttcgaaattcttaagttagtaatcttgtttttacatatgtagttcattgttaacgcacttaatgatatatttaattatcattttatcatgttaaatatagtgtaacaatatcttaatatgatacatatgtatttagtaagacgttgttataacgataatcgttatatatatcgtttcgagtttcttaattcaatagtctcatttttatgtatataactcattgttaatatacctagtgagatacttacttatcataatatcatgttaactatatatatatatatatatatatatatatatatatatatatatatatatatatatatatatatatatatatatatatatatatatatatatatatatatatatatatatccatatatatgtcatcatatagtttttacaagtttgtaacgttcgtgaatcgccgatcaacttgggtggtcaattgtctatatgaaacctatttcaattaatcaagtcttaacaagtttgattgcttaacatgttggaaacatttaataatgtaattatcaatttcatttaatatatataaacatggaaaatttcgggtcactacagtacctacccgttaaataaatttcgtcccgaaattttaagcagttgaaggtgttgacgcatcttctggaaataagtgcgggtatttcagcttcatctgatcttcacgctcccaggtgaatgcgggtcctctacgggcattccatcgaaccttaacaattggtatcttgttttgcttgagtcttttaacctcacgattcattatttcaatgggttcttcaataaattgtagtttttcattaattgtaatctcgtctaatggaatggtgagatcttctttagcaaaatatttcttcaaattcgagacgtggaaggtattatgtacgcccgcaagttgttgtggtaacttaagtcggtaagctactggtccgacacgatcaataatcttgaatggtccaatgtaccttggatttagtttcccccgtttaccaaatcgaacaacacctttccaaggtgaaaccttaggcatgaccatctctccaatctcaaattctatatcttttcttttaatgttcgcgtagctcttttgtcaactttgggcagttttcaaccgttgttgaatttggatgatcttctcggtagtttcttgaattatttctggaaccgtaatttgtctatccccaacttcactccaacaaatcaaagacctgcactttctaccataaagtgcctcaaacggcgccatctcaatactcgaatggtaactgttgttgtaggaaaattttgctaatggtagatgttgatcccaactgtttccaaaatcaataacacatgctcgtagcatgtcttcaagggtctgtatcgttctttcattttgcccatcagtttgtggatgataggctgtattcatgtctagacgagtccccaatgcttgttgcaacgtctgccagaatcttgaaacaaatctgccatccctatcagagataatggagatttgtattccatgtctggagacgacttccttcaagtatagtcgtgctaacttttccattttatcatcttctctcattggcagaaattgtgctgacttggtaagacgatcgactattacccatatagtatcataaccacttgcagtccttggcaatttaataatgaaatccatggtaatgttttcccatttccattctgggatttcaggttgttgaagtagacctgatggtttctgatgttcagctttgaccttagaacacgtcaaacattctcctacgtatttagcaatatcagctttcatacccagccaccaaaagtatttcttgagatctttgtacatctttcccgctccaggatgtattgagtatctggttttatgtgcttccttaagtaccatttctctcacatctccaaactttggtacccaaattctttcagccctataccgagttccgtcttcccgaatatttagatgtttctccaatcctttgggtatttcattcttcaattttctttcttttaaaactccctgttgtgcctcctttatttgagtagtaaggttagtacgaataattatattcatagattttacccgtataggttctctgtcctttctactcaaagcgttggctaccacattcgccttccctgggtggtaacgaatctcaaagtagtaatcattcaacaattcaatccacctatgttacgtcatgttcagttgtttctgatcaaatatatgttggagacttttgtggtcggtatatatgatacttttgaccccatataagtagtgcctccaagtctttaatgtaaaaacaaccgcgcctaattccaaatcatgggtcATATAtttctgcttgtgaatcttcaattgtctagacgcataagcaattaccttcgttcgttgcattaatacacaaccgagaccttgctttgaggcatcacaatatatcacaaaattatcattcccttcaggcaatgacaatataggtgccatagttagctttttcttcaacaattgaaatgcttcctcctgttcatccttccattcaaatttctttcctttatgcgttaattcagtcaagggttttgctatttttgaaaaatcttggatgaaccttctgtagtaaccagccagtcctaaaaattaactatgtgctttggagttttcggggtttcccagtttacaatggtttcaatctttgccggatcaacctgaataccttctttgttcactacatgtccgaggaattgaacttctttcaaccaaaatgcacactttgaaaactttgcatATAGTTGTTCCttactcaataattctagcacttttctcaaatgttcttcgtgctcttgatcattctttgagtaaataagtatgtcatcgatgaaaacaatgacaaacttgtcaagatatggtccatacactcagttcataaggtccatgaacacagctggtgcgttagttaaaccaaacagcataacgataaactcataatgactgtaacgcattctgaaagcagtcttcagaatatcatcctccttcacccgcatttgatgatacccagaacgtaaatcaatcttcgaataaatcgacgagccttatagttgatcaaatgagtcgtcaattctcggtagtgggtagcggttcttgatggtaactttgttcaactctcggtagtcgaaacacaacctgaatgtaccatccttcttttttacaaacaaaataggagctccccatggtgatgttcttggtcgtatgaaaccacgctctaaaagttcttgtaattggctttggagttccttcatttcgcttggtgcgagtctgtatgaatcacgagctattggtgcagctcttggtacaaggtctatttgaaattcaacgaatcggtgtggaggtagtcccggtaattctttcggaaatacatcgggaaattcttttgcgacgggaacatcattgatgttcttttcttcaggtttgacttcatcgatgtgtgctagaatggcataataaccttttcttattagtttttgcgccttcaaattactaataagaattagttttgcgttgctcttttctccgtacaccattaagggttttcctttttcgtacataatgcgaatcgcatttttgtaacaaacgatctctgctttcacctctttcaaccagtccattccaattatcacatcaaaactccctagctctactggtatcaaatcaatcttaaacgtttcgctaaccagtttaatttctcgatttcgacatatattatctgctgaaattaatttaccgtttgctaattcgagtaaaaaattattatccaaaggcttcaatcgacaacttaatttagcacaaaaatctctactcatatagcttctatccgcacccgaatcaaataaaacataagcagatttattgtcaataagaaatgtacccgtaacaagctccgggtcttcctgcgcttctgccgcattaatattgaaaactcttccacgaccttgcccATTATTTTTCCCTGGGTTCAATTACTCCTAATGTTGCCCGGTTtttcacatccataacaaataaaggcggcattacttgtccgacattatttgttcttttgtttctgttattcattgggccgtagacctcacactttctcgcaccatggccagttcttttacagttggtgcaaaatgtcatgcagaattcattctggtggtactcttcacacctttggcatggttgtttctgattattgttgttgttattgttgttgggacaattgttgtaattgttgttgttgggacgtttgttgtagttgttgttgttgttggaattgtgattgttgttgttgcgattgatgttgcggttgttgggatagttgttgcgattgtggttgtaattgttgtggttgtactggtgactcttgtcaccgttttcctcccacttcctcttgagttgtttcgtgttggcttcttcgaccgcctgctctttaattcttccctcaatctgatttatgagtttgtgagccattcgacttgccttttgtatggaggcgggctcgtgtgaactcacatattcTTGAATCCTTTGTGGTAACCCTTTTACCAACGCGTCGATCATCtcgtcttcatcttcgaacgctcccagacacaataggcacaactctgtgaatcgtcgttcgtacgtggtaatatcaaatccttgtgtttgtaaccctctaagctccaccttgagattattgacctcgtttttgggacggtactgctcaatcatcaggtgtttgaatgctgaccacggtagtgcgtaagcagaatcttgtctcacttgctctagataggtgttccgccacgttaatgcagtacctgtgaaggtatgcgtagcgtactttactttgtcttcttcagtacacttacttatggcaaacaccgattcgaccttctcggtccaccgttcaatccgatcggtccttcggttccatcaaattccaaaggtttgcatgcagtgaattctttgtaggagcatcctacatgatttcttacgccgttagctacattgctagattcagagttattgttggtatgtagcacagcctgtactgcggctatgtttgcagcaagaaaggtacgaaattcctcttcactcatattcatggtgtgtcgagtagtcggtgtcatttccttcaaaatagccaaatgaatcgagttaatcatacagaatattaagagtagtcagtagtatttcgtagcataatatgaactcatttataaaagctttttcttcatattagcattttataatatataattcgggtaatacctacccgttaatttcatacttagtagctaatatacaattcaactactacaattccatatgaaaaactgattataataatatttcacattcaaatatttttcaaacttacaattccactattttacatataacataaaatatagcacacaataactttgatacaagatagttttgaagataattctagttaatacgcaagtcgttcagcaaaggtaataaagacacgtaattcataagtccataaataagtcatgcattctggttgtactaatattatttcccatccttggttatgtggaagataacctttgtgaccgttggctaggcagcatgttgtaacgtcgtcaaaaggacgagggttacgtaatgcccaacagccccgtaacaatctaaaaaccttgtttctcaccccaactaccgaatccgtcacttgtgggaatgttttatttaaaagttgtaatccgatgttcgttttctcactttggtgagaagcgaacatcactaacccgtaagcataacatgcttctttatgttgcatgttagaagctctttctaaagcacgaagtcctatgttgggatatgttgtgtcaaaataggttcttaacccgtagcgtaaaattgcacttgggttccccgcatttatcgctttaaagaaaacacggcgtaacttacggtctccccaatgtgatataccccatctttaaaAAGAAAGTATTTTATAAACTAAGGTGTAATATCCTATAAAATTAAAACAATTTAAAAACTCATAACTAGTGTTTGTTACTTACAAATTTTAATAACTCAAACTAAAATAAATTAAACATATAAGATAGATACATAAGTAATAAGTGCTAAATAAGTTAATTAGTGAATAAACTAACATAACATCATAGCTTGTTAGTTAGGTACATAAGTATAAATTATACCAAATTGATGTTGTATATCATGCTAGAAAAGATTAATTAAGATTAAATAAAACTAGCCACTTACATGGAACTTGAAAGGCCAGTATTTATTAGATGGAATAGGGATGGTCATCTTTAAGTTATGTATCCACATATATCATCCATTTGGTACGTACACTTTTGGTTTAATCAAATCAAATGAAATTCTCCAACTTGATAGCCATACACTACAATCCATAATATTAAGAAAAAGAAGATATAGAGAGTGAAAATTCAAAGAAGAATACGAAGTAATTGCGGGTCTAGTTTTGGTCCTAACACGAACACAATTTAGAGGTAACCACTAACCATCATCTTTATTATTGATGTATAAGTTGTTTATTGGATTTCTTAATCAACTTACTAGTTTAGATTTGCTACatatcacatggattattatagatatgAGATGTTAAGATTTTGTATACATAATGGGTATCTTTTGAATATTGGTCATAAACAAATTTTAGTTATATGTTAGTAATGGAATATTTTAAAGCTATATGTAACTAATATATCAAATTTTGATCCGATTGAATTAAAGTGTACAAGATTACTTGGTAGTGACTCTGTTCTTTTTCTTAATATTAATTGGAGTACTTATATATTATAACTAATGAGCATTGGGGTTTAGCAAACAGAGTGAGGCGAATTGAGTTAATGGCATGTGGCCACTAACAATATTAACCCATTTAATCTTTATAAAACGTGAATGACTAGAACTAAAAATATAGGTGTGAAACGATAATACAAGGGTGGATATTTTTGTATAATACTGAAAGGAAATAGAAACTGATATTTGGATTCCATGTTCTCGATTACAATAGCGGAAATTTTGAGTCTTAAAATATGTAAGTTACTAATAATTTAGAAAATGGAAGTCTTAGTAATATATAGTTACATaactatatcattaatataaaattCATGAAACTATTTAGATAGAAATAAACACTTAGTAATTTTACAGTAACACTAATTAAATAAAGGATATTACATACTCCCTATTTGAATGCGTTTTGTGCTCATACGTGTGTGTTCCTTAGATTCGGCTCGGTGATCGCATCCTTTCGGTGGTATTTTTGTTGTCCTTGGAATTTCATCATTCACCaacataaggtacggatattctaggtggttctagaatcgcttcggtaaatctttcctctcaaaactttgtttcgAATTGCGTATGAAAATTATtggtataacatgcttctttgaaAATTCGTCATATTTGTTAGTCTATATATTGTGTTATGATTTCCCTATTTTGATGTACTAACGATATTGCTATCACTTGTGTAAATTTGGAGAAATATAACATTTGGTATTGGGAAATTGTGTCAAAACAGTGTCTCGAAAACCCACCAAAAACGGCCCTAAAAACTGTCCCGAACAGCTGCTATTTTCAGACCGAAAACAGCCCGTAATCGCCTCGAAATAGCCCCAAAAAATGTCGAAAACATTCCGGTAAAGAACATGTGTGAGTGTggcgagtggtacggtgattcatatcgagtgtccctcattccatgtggctttacatgtcccgttaaGTCCCGTTTAAGTTGATAATTCGTGAAGggctaaaatattaatattatgtatCATGACTCTTGATTAAGGTTAGACCGAATGGTGGGGATGACACGCGATCTTTTAAATAATAAGACAtaccatttttttatatataaaaaatattttaaGAATTGTTTGAACGTAGAATGTTTAAGCCTactttattagtaatattttttttaaaaaattcctTTAATCTTTTGGGAAAATATTTGGAATTTATAATCCTATGTcggttaaaacgttttaataaaatatgcctaagagtaacctatccaTGGAGGTCCAACGGGCGCGTTATTGTGACACCGGTAATGTGAACACAATAGCGGTGTATTTTGttatatctacggcgtctccttttAATTTCCCAGTGATGGTATGAgctctttattattatattttgataggaggcgtatggatcgatcctaggattatgttttgacggtgtacgttcatcgtagtgtcatacgaaacgtcacctatatggatgattagtggaggagctaccctatgatttcattttgatacttttttacatatttgttttgactcttagtgaattattttatgaaatttgcatcatgatatatggtattgtggatctatacatattcgcgctttgttttgcaactaagttattttgaaaataagttcgttttgaatataaattttgcatgtcatactatactccgttatttgttatatccgttcactgggctttggctcagtcgtattctttgttttccttcttatacgacaggtaatcaagggggcattgggaacgagggaagagtgtagagtggagtgaACTTAGCACCTTGCCTTAGAGATTTTCTTCAAGAATTAGTAGCTTATTTTTGGTTTAATAGTACTTTTGAATAAGTTTTCAACTTTGGTTTTGACTATGGTTTGAATTTGAATAAGAATATCGCTCATTTATCTATTAAGTTACCTTTATTTATAAGTTTTGGATTAGGGTctttatagatggtatcagagcttaggttcttTACTGTAGAAACTTTAGTCCTAAATTATGGCTTGTGAGATTTGGGTAGACTTTTGGTTTAGGATTTTCCTTCCGCTATATTATTCTAATTCCACTTTGAATATTCTCTTTTATTCTTCGTACTAATCATAACCGTTATATCCTCATCTCGTTCGTAGATGGCACCGAAAAGAAAAGGAATATCTGAGGAAGAAGTAGAAAATAAGATTAACCAAACTATCACGAATTTGTTACCCAACATATTGGCTCAAGCTATTGACGTGATGCGTAAGCAAGGTGGTGAGACTTTTAAGCATGAAGAAGAGGATGAATATAAGGAGGATAAAACTGTAACGGGAGATGCTATTCATGTTTGGCTAGGACGGTTTCAAAAACAGCGTCCTTTGTCATTCAGCACTGCTAGTACCCCCGTGAAAGCTAAGAATTGGATCACTCACATTGAGAAGATATACCGAGTGCTTGGTTGTGAAGAGAGGTTTTGGGTGCATTGGCTGTTTATAAACTAGAAGGGGATGCTCAACGTTGGTGGATCGCTTTGAGACAAGCGAAAGGGGGTATCAATTTTGTGGATTCATTAGATTGGGTTGATTTCAAAGAGTTGTTTTTCTGTCAGTACTTTTCTGAGGCGGAGAAAGAGGCTGTGATTCGGGAGTATGCGAATATTAAGCAAGGGAATGATGAGTCTATTAATGATTTCACTAAGAGGTTTTTGAGGCTTGTGGGTTTGATTGGGGCTGCTGCTGGGTCTGCTGAGGACCAAGCCCGTAAGTACAAATGGGCTGTTCATAGGCGTTACCGCTCTAAAATGATTAATCTAAAATGTTTTGTTGTCGCTGAGGCAGCTGATTATGCTCAGAATTTGGAGATGGAGCGAGCCGAGTATTTGGCTACTAAAAATGGTGATGGTAAAAACAAGAGGGTTAAGATTGCACAACCATTACGATCTGTGCCTGCACCGACTACCAAACAGGGTCAACAATCTGGGAACCAATGGTATCGTAGTAATAATAATTGGAATAATAGAGGAAATCAGCAAAGGATTGACAACGGGTCAAATAATAATAACAGTGGTCAATTACAAGTGTACCGTCCACAAGGGCAACAAAGGGGTAAGGGAAATGGTGATGTTAATGCCGATGCACCTTGTGGGACTTGTGAAAAGAATCATCCGGGAAGAGTTTGTTATCGTAGTGCGGGTTCATGTTTTGCTTATGGAGAGGTTGGTCACTTAGCTAAGGATTTCAAGAATCCTTGACCTGGATTTGTTCTGAGGGTTCCTCCACCAGCTCCTGGTGGACGCGTCTTTGCCATGACTGCTGCTCAGGCTGCTGACACGACAGGTATATTCCAATCCCtattcattttaaaaatatttcCTTTGAGTTATTTGTTCATTCATTCTTGATATTATTAGGTACTATTACTAGTCATGTATTTGTACACCATCGTGCCCTCTTCATTCTGTTTGATTCTGGCTCTACGCACTCAATTGTGTCTGTTAAGAGCTCGAAATATTTGAAAGTGTCTCTAACTTGGTTGTCTACTCCGTTTACGATCTCTACCCCAATGGGTAGTATTGAAATTATAGATCGCGTGTATCAAAACTGCCGTTTGGAATTCAATGACTGTATATTTCCCTCAAATCTCTATCCTATGACCATGCATGACTTTGACATTATTCTTGGCATGGATTGGTTATCTCGTCATCACGCGAATATCGATTGTTATTCTAAGAGGATTTTGTTTGGAAATCATTCTATACCCGACTGTGTCTTTAATGGTGATCTTCCTGTGAAATCTATCAAGGTTATCTCAGCGCTTAAGGCGCAAAGGCTCATTTCACATGGTTGTGTTGGTTATTTAGCTTCAATTCAGAATTTGTCTATCGAGAGTCCTTCACTTGAAAATATTGATGTTGTTCGAGAGTTTCCCGgtgtatttcctgacgaattgcaGGGTTTGCCTCCAGTTCGTGAAGTTGAATTTTCGATTGATTTGATTCCTGGTTCCTAACCGATATCAAAAGCTCCTTATCGTATGGCACCACTCGAGTTGCAAGAACTCAAGGAGAAATTGCAAGAATTGATAGATTGTGGTTTTATTCAGCCAAGTGTGTCACCTTAGGGTGCGccagttttatttgtcaagaagaaggatggtagcatgagactttgcattgattatcgcgagttaaatcGTATTACTATCCGAAACAGTTATCTGCTTCCACGTATTGATGATTTGGTTGATCAGCTGCAAGATTCgaagtatttttctaagattgatcttaggtctggGTATCATCAGCTCCGTGTTAAAGAAGAAGATATCCCTAAGaccgcttttcgcactcgttatgggcactatgagtttttagtgatgccgtttggattaactaatgctcctgcggttttcatggatctaatgaaccgtgggttccatgagtatttggataagtttgtgatCGTATTCATTGATGATATCTTGGTATTCTCAAAGAGTAAAGAAGAGCATGAGAATCATCTTCGTGTTGTATTTGAAACCCTTCGAAGTAAGAAATTGTTTGtgaaattctctaaatgtgaattctgGTTGCAACGGGTTGCCTTCTTGGGTCTTGTTGTATCGGCTGAGGGTATAATGATGGATCCAGCGAAAATTGAGGCTATTACAAATTGGTCAAGACCTACTTCTGTTGTTGAAGTTCGAAGTTTTCTTGGTCTAgctggttattatcgaagatttGTTGAAGGTTTTTCAACGATTGCTTTGCCGCTTACCAAGTTGCTGAGGAAAAGGGGGAAATTTTGTGTGGACCGAGGAACGACAAAAGAGTTT from Rutidosis leptorrhynchoides isolate AG116_Rl617_1_P2 chromosome 9, CSIRO_AGI_Rlap_v1, whole genome shotgun sequence harbors:
- the LOC139868125 gene encoding uncharacterized protein, encoding MTAAQAADTTGTITSHVFVHHRALFILFDSGSTHSIVSVKSSKYLKVSLTWLSTPFTISTPMGSIEIIDRVYQNCRLEFNDCIFPSNLYPMTMHDFDIILGMDWLSRHHANIDCYSKRILFGNHSIPDCVFNGDLPVKSIKVISALKAQRLISHGCVGYLASIQNLSIESPSLENIDVVREFPGVFPDELQGLPPVREVEFSIDLIPGS